The following are from one region of the Salvia hispanica cultivar TCC Black 2014 chromosome 1, UniMelb_Shisp_WGS_1.0, whole genome shotgun sequence genome:
- the LOC125199171 gene encoding protein BRI1-5 ENHANCED 1-like — MENKNTEKGKVCVTGGNGYVGSWLVMRLLQHGYYVNTTVRSNTELGFLKDLSSSAERLRIFEADLNHPDTFRAAISGCIGVFLVAHQMPTDTTTTTTNSGETSTTSTLAILQACLDSKTVKRAVYTSSAVAAIFSTKISTTIDEDSWSDLDLVHKSPPPVAAYAAAKTLTEKAALEFGEKHGLEVVTLLPTYIHGPFIGPRCPASVYTLVSMLLGNADSYKYLAGSVDVVHVDDVASAQIFLFESGVAKGRYICSAVGTTIDELHQLLCSRYPNYQIAPPDCSMGRTYEISSQKLLEAGFKYKYGLEEMYDGAIESCKKLGLF; from the exons atggaaaacaaaaatacagaGAAAGGGAAAGTGTGTGTAACTGGTGGAAATGGATATGTTGGATCCTGGCTGGTTATGAGACTTCTTCAACATGGctattatgtcaacacaacTGTTAGATCTAATACAG AGCTAGGGTTTCTCAAAGATCTATCAAGCTCAGCAGAAAGGCTCAGAATATTCGAGGCCGATCTCAACCACCCCGACACTTTCCGAGCCGCCATCTCCGGCTGCATCGGCGTCTTCCTCGTCGCTCATCAAATGCCCACCGACACAACCACAACCACAACCAACTCCGGCGAAACCTCCACCACTTCCACCCTCGCCATTCTTCAAGCCTGCCTCGACTCCAAAACAGTCAAACGAGCCGTCTACACTTCCTCCGCAGTCGCAGCCATCTTCTCCACCAAAATCTCCACCACAATCGACGAGGATTCCTGGTCCGACCTCGACCTCGTGCACAAATCTCCGCCCCCGGTGGCTGCCTACGCGGCAGCCAAGACCTTGACGGAAAAAGCCGCGTTAGAATTCGGAGAGAAACACGGGCTCGAAGTAGTCACTCTGCTTCCCACTTACATACATGGCCCCTTCATCGGCCCCCGCTGCCCTGCTTCTGTCTACACGCTCGTGTCTATGCTACTCG GGAATGCTGACTCGTACAAGTACTTAGCGGGTTCGGTTGATGTGGTGCACGTGGATGATGTTGCGAGCGCgcaaattttcctttttgagtcGGGTGTTGCGAAAGGGAGGTATATTTGTTCGGCCGTCGGAACCACCATTGATGAATTGCATCAGTTGCTTTGTAGCAGATATCCTAACTATCAAATTGCGCCTCCTGATTG TTCTATGGGGAGAACATATGAGATTTCGTCACAGAAGCTTCTGGAAGCAGGTTTTAAGTACAAGTATGGACTGGAAGAAATGTATGATGGAGCTATTGAGAGTTGCAAAAAGCTTGGACTTTTTTAG
- the LOC125201309 gene encoding uncharacterized protein LOC125201309: MASMSTPKTHLWSHKKFRRDDNLRPIKICIVSQQKHHQEEPSDEATTHKGGRRELILRSNAVAILGAIFHFSGPKPNYLGVQKNPAGLALCPATKNCVSTSENISDLAHYAPPWTYNPKEGRGSKKPVSREEAVEELIQVIESTKPDNYSPKIAEKKGDYIRVEYESPLLGLVDDVEFWFPPGKKSIVQYRSASRIGNFDFDINRKRIKALRVALEKKGWSSENTF; the protein is encoded by the exons ATGGCTTCCATGTCAACCCCCAAAACTCACTTATGGAGCCACAAAAAATTCAGAAGAGACGACAACCTACGACCAATCAAAATTTGCATTGTGTCTCAACAGAAACACCACCAGGAGGAGCCCTCCGATGAAGCCACCACCCATAAGGGAGGTCGAAG GGAGTTAATCTTGAGGAGCAATGCAGTTGCTATTCTTGGAGCTATTTTCCACTTTAG TGGACCAAAGCCAAATTATTTGGGTGTGCAGAAAAATCCAGCTGGATTGGCTTTGTGCCCTGCTACTAAAAACTGTGTATCTACTTCTGAGAATATCAGTGATCTAGCCCACTATGCTCCTCCTTG GACATATAATCCTAAGGAGGGGAGAGGGAGTAAGAAACCAGTGAGCAGAGAAGAGGCTGTGGAAGAGCTAATTCAAGtg ataGAATCAACAAAACCTGACAATTATAGTCCCAAGATAGCAGAGAAAAAGGGTGACTACATCCGTGTGGAATATGAAAGCCCACTCCTCGGT TTGGTTGACGATGTTGAGTTTTGGTTTCCGCCCGGCAAGAAATCCATCGTGCAGTATCGATCTGCGTCACGGATAGGAAATTTCGACTTTGACATCAACAGAAAGAGGATCAAG GCACTGCGTGTAGCATTGGAGAAGAAAGGATGGTCATCAGAAAACACCTTTTGA
- the LOC125201311 gene encoding proteasome subunit beta type-1-like: MTKQQANWSPYDNNGGTVVAIAGADYCVIAADTRMSTGYSILTRDYSKINQLADKSVLASSGFQADVRALQKVLAARHLTYQHQHNKQMSCPAMAHLLSNTLYFKRFFPYYAFNVLGGLDSEGKGCVFTYDAVGSYERVGYSAQGSGATLITPFLDNQLKSPSPLLLPAKDAVTPLSEIEAIDLVKTCFASASERDIYTGDKVEMLVLNASGIRREFMELRKD, from the exons ATGACAAAGCAGCAAGCAAATTGGTCTCCCTACGACAACAATGGAGG AACCGTTGTTGCGATTGCCGGAGCTGATTACTGTGTGATTGCCGCTGACACTCGAATGTCCACTGGCTACAGTATTCTTACTCGCGATTACTCCAAAATTAATCAGCT AGCGGACAAATCTGTGTTGGCGTCCTCTGGTTTCCAGGCTGATGTAAGAGCTCTACAAAAGGTCTTAGCTGCTAGACACTTG ACTTATCAACACCAGCATAACAAGCAAATGAGCTGCCCTGCAATGGCTCACTTGCTGTCTAATACCCTGTACTTCAAACGTTTCTTCCCATACTATGCTTTCAATGTCTTGGGTGGCCTTGACAGTGAGG GAAAGGGATGTGTCTTCACATATGATGCTGTTGGATCTTACGAACGGGTGGGATACAGTGCCCAAGGTTCTGGTGCAACTCTTATCACACCCTTCTTGGACAACCAACTGAAATCTCCAAGTCCTCTTTTGTTGCCTGCAAAG GATGCAGTGACTCCACTTTCAGAGATAGAAGCCATCGACTTGGTCAAAACCTGTTTCGCATCAGCATCTGAAAGAGATATTTACACA GGAGACAAGGTGGAGATGCTCGTATTGAATGCTAGTGGTATCCGTCGTGAGTTCATGGAGCTCAGGAAAGATTAG
- the LOC125200559 gene encoding uncharacterized protein LOC125200559 — protein sequence MSFFGGKDPFDHPFFTQPFGGLFGGTHPFVDPFFTSNFGNNSGPRKQISIEELNPDDDGISDAKSLPKQNLSVKNSDESPSDYQSFSFQRVAYGGPDGIYYTSSVGRRSGGDGVFLMEMKEDDRLVGESLHTISKGIHDKGHSVTTKQSKDGRVDSLQTLHNLEEDELAGFQENWKTNAENVLSGWSDGFGLLENAGANKGGWEDFGGWGGWPFPSLEYYGNEGEYPQPSSRDTSRRIVPVE from the exons ATGTCGTTTTTTGGAGGGAAAGATCCTTTTGATCACCCGTTTTTCACTCAGCCTTTCGGTGGCTTGTTTGGTGGGACGCACCCGTTTGTTGATCCATTTTTCACCAGCAATTTTGGTAATAATTCGGGTCCCCGCAAGCAAATTTCCATTGAAGAGCTGAACCCTGATGATGATGGCATCAGTGATGCTAAAAGTTTGCCTAAACAAAACCTATCTGTTAAGAATTCAGATGAATCCCCATCAG ACTATCAGAGTTTTAGCTTCCAGAGGGTCGCGTATGGTGGTCCCGATGGGATATACTACACCTCCTCTGTTGGGAGAAGGTCTGGGGGAGATGGG GTGTTTCTGATGGAAATGAAAGAAGATGATCGGCTGGTTGGTGAATCACTGCATACCATTTCTAAAGGGATACATGATAAG GGGCATTCTGTTACGACCAAACAATCTAAGGATGGCAGAGTTGATTCATTGCAAACGTTACACAATTTAGAAGAAG ATGAGCTTGCTGGTTTTCAAGAAAATTGGAAGACTAATGCTGAGAATGTTTTATCTGGATGGAGCGATGGCTTCGGTCTACTTGAGAATGCGG GTGCTAACAAAGGTGGATGGGAGGATTTTGGTGGTTGGGGTGGGTGGCCTTTCCCATCTCTCGAGTATTATGGAAACGAGGGCGAATATCCTCAGCCATCTTCTCGTGATACCTCCAGAAGAATTGTCCCTGTGGAGTGA
- the LOC125201310 gene encoding glutathione S-transferase 2-like has protein sequence MESQDKVHSSSAPKLVLYSYWQSSCSWRVRFALNLKGLSYEYRAVNLDKGDHFTPEFEKLNPLHYVPVLVDGDVVISDSYAIILHLEQNYPQNPLLPSDPQLRAINLQAASIVSSSIQPLHMMAILKYFEEKFGPKEREAWVQIHLEKGFSALEKLLKDRAGTYSTGDTAYMADVFLAPQIAVAANRFNVDMSKFPTLDAIYKSCIALPEFEASLPERQPDAVP, from the exons ATGGAATCCCAGGACAAG GTTCATTCATCATCAGCTCCCAAGCTAGTGCTCTACTCCTATTGGCAGAGCTCTTGTTCTTGGCGCGTTCGATTTGCTTTGAATCTTAAAG GACTTTCTTATGAGTACAGGGCTGTTAATCTTGATAAAGGAGACCACTTCACTCCAG AGTTTGAGAAATTAAATCCCCTTCACTATGTCCCAGTCTTGGTTGATGGAGATGTAGTTATTTCAGACTCATATGCGATTATACTG CATTTGGAACAAAACTATCCTCAAAATCCTTTGTTGCCATCTGATCCTCAACTTCGAGCAATCAATCTTCAG GCTGCAAGCATTGTGTCATCCAGTATACAGCCTCTTCACATGATGGCGATCTTG AAGTATTTCGAGGAAAAGTTTGGGCCTAAAGAGCGAGAAGCTTGGGTGCAGATCCATCTAGAGAAAGGCTTCTCTG CCCTCGAGAAGCTGCTGAAAGACCGCGCTGGCACGTATTCTACAGGAGACACGGCTTATATG GCAGATGTGTTCTTGGCTCCTCAAATCGCAGTTGCTGCAAACAGATTCAATGTTGATATG TCAAAATTCCCAACTTTGGATGCAATATATAAGTCCTGCATTGCATTGCCGGAGTTTGAGGCTTCTTTGCCGGAGAGACAACCTGATGCTGTGCCATAG
- the LOC125216080 gene encoding vestitone reductase-like, whose protein sequence is MGVTNNKGKVCVTGGTGFLGSWMVKRLLQHGYHVNTTTRIHPERKRDLNYLTSLEGAPERLSIFDADLDRPESFGAAIEGCAGVFHVAHPLDFEEREAERVKIDRVVNGAVGILRACVDAKTVRRVVYCSSVATAVFNEEAGGRDVVDEGSWTDVEFLRGLGVFGGAYMVTKTLVEKKVLEFGERHGLDVVALLPSWIHGPFICPYVPDSVSIFMALIRGDKKCYQRLVQTSVVHVDDVVRAHIHLFEYPEAKGRYICSNVDITIEELHEFLSINYPQYPLPSTDEFENLIRVKFPVLSSQKLLESGFKFENGIQEMYDGAIKSYKQLGLL, encoded by the exons atgggagTGACAAACAACAAAGGCAAAGTGTGTGTGACTGGTGGAACTGGTTTTCTTGGTTCTTGGATGGTCAAAAGGCTTCTTCAACATGGTTATCATGTCAACACAACTACTAGAATCCATCCAg AGCGGAAAAGGGACCTCAACTACCTCACGAGTCTCGAGGGTGCACCCGAGCGGCTCTCGATATTCGACGCGGACCTCGACCGGCCCGAGAGCTTCGGCGCGGCGATCGAGGGGTGCGCGGGCGTGTTCCACGTGGCGCACCCGCTGGACTTCGAGGAGAGAGAAGCGGAGCGCGTGAAGATAGACAGAGTTGTGAACGGAGCCGTGGGGATTCTGCGCGCGTGCGTGGACGCCAAGACCGTGAGGCGCGTGGTGTACTGCTCGAGCGTCGCCACGGCCGTGTTCAACGAGGAGGCCGGGGGGCGCGATGTCGTGGATGAGGGGTCGTGGACGGACGTGGAGTTTCTGAGGGGGCTAGGGGTGTTTGGGGGGGCGTACATGGTGACAAAGACGTTGGTGGAGAAGAAGGTTTTGGAGTTTGGAGAGAGGCATGGATTGGATGTGGTGGCGCTTCTTCCTTCTTGGATTCATGGTCCTTTTATTTGTCCTTATGTCCCGGATTCCGTCTCCATTTTCATGGCACTTATCCGAG GGGACAAGAAATGTTACCAACGACTTGTTCAGACCAGTGTGGTTCACGTAGACGATGTCGTAAGAGCTCATATTCATTTGTTTGAGTATCCTGAAGCAAAGGGGAGATACATTTGTTCAAATGTTGACATTACTATTGAGGAATTGCATGAATTTTTATCGATTAATTACCCCCAATATCCGCTACCATCCACAGA TGAGTTTGAGAATTTGATACGTGTTAAATTCCCGGTATTGTCAAGTCAAAAGCTCCTTGAAAGTGGATTCAAGTTCGAAAATGGGATTCAAGAAATGTACGATGGAGCAATCAAATCATACAAACAACTTGGTCTTCTATAA